In Pseudomonas nunensis, a single window of DNA contains:
- the poxB gene encoding ubiquinone-dependent pyruvate dehydrogenase, translating into MAKITIAQQLATTLEQAGVKRIWGLTGDSLNGLTEALRTMDSIEWMHVRHEEVAAFAAGAEAAVTGELAVCAGSCGPGNLHLINGLFDCHKNHVPVLAIAAQIPSSEVGLDYFQETHPQDLFKECSHFVELVSNPAQMPQVLHRAMRSAILNRGVAVVVIPGDVALQEVEDNLKPWPALSKPRTLPAPQDLDRLVELLSQSKAVTLMCGAGCAGAHDQVVALADALGAPVVHALRGKEHVEWDNPFDVGMTGLIGFSSGYHAMLNCDTLVMLGTDFPYRQFYPTDATIIQIDHNPEALGRRTTLDLGIAADVGETLAALLPRLPYRGDRSFLESSLKHYEKARQGLDDLAQPSAPGRPIHPQYLTRLLSELADEDAIFTADVGTPTVWAARYLKMNGKRRLLGSFNHGSMANAMPQAIGAQAAFPDRQVISLSGDGGFSMLMGDFISLAQLKLPVKIIVYDNASLGFVAMEMKSSGLLDTGTDLHNPDFAAMANAMGILGIRVEESEALEPALRRALAHNGPVLVDVITATQELAMPPTIKLEQAKGFSLYMLKAVMSGRGDEVIELARTNWFR; encoded by the coding sequence ATGGCGAAAATTACCATTGCCCAGCAGCTGGCAACCACCCTTGAACAGGCCGGCGTCAAACGCATCTGGGGCCTGACCGGCGACAGCCTCAACGGCCTGACCGAAGCCCTGCGCACCATGGACAGCATCGAGTGGATGCACGTGCGCCACGAAGAAGTCGCGGCATTTGCTGCCGGGGCTGAAGCCGCGGTCACCGGGGAACTGGCGGTGTGTGCCGGCAGTTGCGGGCCGGGCAACCTTCATTTGATCAACGGCCTGTTCGACTGCCACAAGAATCATGTGCCAGTGCTGGCCATCGCGGCGCAGATTCCCTCCTCGGAAGTCGGCCTCGACTACTTTCAGGAAACCCATCCGCAGGATCTGTTCAAGGAGTGCAGCCACTTCGTCGAACTGGTCAGCAACCCGGCGCAGATGCCGCAGGTGCTGCACCGAGCGATGCGCAGCGCGATCCTCAATCGTGGCGTCGCGGTGGTGGTGATTCCCGGTGACGTGGCGTTGCAGGAAGTCGAAGACAACCTCAAGCCGTGGCCAGCCCTGTCCAAGCCGCGCACCCTGCCCGCGCCGCAGGACCTGGATCGGCTGGTCGAATTGCTGAGCCAAAGCAAAGCCGTGACCCTGATGTGCGGCGCCGGATGCGCCGGGGCTCACGATCAAGTGGTGGCGCTGGCCGACGCCCTCGGCGCGCCGGTGGTGCATGCTCTGCGCGGCAAGGAACACGTGGAATGGGACAACCCGTTCGACGTCGGCATGACTGGGTTGATCGGCTTCAGCTCCGGCTATCACGCGATGCTCAACTGCGACACCCTGGTGATGCTCGGCACCGACTTCCCGTATCGGCAGTTCTACCCCACCGACGCCACCATTATTCAGATCGACCACAACCCGGAAGCCCTTGGGCGCCGCACTACGCTGGACCTGGGCATCGCCGCCGACGTTGGCGAAACCCTCGCCGCGCTATTGCCGCGCCTGCCATATCGCGGTGACCGGAGCTTTCTCGAATCGTCGCTCAAGCATTATGAAAAAGCGCGCCAGGGCCTCGATGATCTGGCCCAGCCGTCCGCGCCGGGCCGGCCGATACACCCGCAATACCTCACGCGCCTGCTCAGCGAACTGGCGGATGAAGACGCGATCTTCACCGCCGACGTCGGCACACCGACCGTGTGGGCGGCGCGTTATCTGAAAATGAACGGCAAGCGCCGGCTGCTCGGTTCGTTCAACCACGGCTCGATGGCCAACGCCATGCCTCAGGCGATTGGCGCCCAGGCTGCGTTCCCGGATCGGCAGGTGATTTCGTTGTCCGGTGATGGCGGCTTCAGCATGTTAATGGGGGATTTCATTTCCCTGGCGCAGTTGAAGTTGCCGGTGAAAATCATCGTCTACGACAACGCCTCGTTGGGCTTTGTCGCGATGGAAATGAAGTCCAGCGGGCTGCTCGACACTGGCACGGATTTGCATAACCCGGACTTTGCCGCGATGGCGAATGCCATGGGTATTCTGGGGATACGGGTCGAGGAATCGGAAGCCCTGGAACCGGCATTGCGCCGGGCGCTGGCGCATAACGGGCCGGT
- a CDS encoding NADH:flavin oxidoreductase/NADH oxidase family protein has translation MSPFQALNLPNGQTIGNRIAKAAMEENLADRQQAPSDALLRLYQAWAEGEAGLLLTGNVMIDRRAMTGPGGVVLEDERHLERFRQWATIGRAGGAQFWVQLNHPGRQTMANLGQQAWAPSAVALDLGGFSKMFAEPKPMSESDIHEVIQRFATSAVLAEKSGFTGVQIHAAHGYLLSQFLSPLTNRRTDQWGGSLENRARLLLDVVSAVRNAVSPQFCVSVKLNSADFQRGGFDADDARQVIQWLNEQQIDLLELSGGSYEAPAMQGEARDGRTLAREAYFLEMAGELASVAHMPVMVTGGIRRLAIVEQVLDSGIAMAGIGTAMAVEPQLVKHWREGKNSHPQLPPIHWKRKPLAALATMAVVKFQLHRLSRGHQPRPQVSALWALIRDQIYIARRTRQYKKAMAT, from the coding sequence ATGTCGCCCTTCCAAGCCTTGAATTTGCCCAACGGCCAGACCATCGGCAACCGCATTGCCAAAGCCGCGATGGAAGAAAACCTCGCGGACCGGCAACAGGCGCCTTCCGATGCATTGCTGCGCTTGTATCAAGCCTGGGCCGAGGGCGAAGCCGGATTGCTGCTGACGGGTAACGTGATGATCGACCGCCGCGCCATGACCGGCCCCGGCGGCGTGGTGCTGGAAGATGAGCGGCATCTGGAACGCTTCCGGCAATGGGCGACGATTGGCCGGGCCGGTGGCGCGCAGTTCTGGGTGCAGCTCAACCATCCGGGGCGCCAGACCATGGCCAATCTTGGCCAGCAAGCCTGGGCGCCGTCGGCGGTAGCGCTGGATCTGGGCGGGTTCTCGAAGATGTTCGCAGAGCCTAAACCGATGTCCGAGAGCGATATCCATGAGGTGATCCAGCGCTTCGCCACCAGCGCGGTCCTGGCGGAAAAATCCGGCTTTACCGGGGTGCAGATTCACGCGGCCCACGGTTATTTGCTCAGCCAGTTTTTGTCGCCGCTGACCAATCGCCGCACCGATCAATGGGGCGGTTCCCTGGAGAATCGTGCGCGCCTGCTGCTAGATGTGGTCAGCGCCGTGCGTAACGCGGTGTCGCCGCAGTTCTGTGTGTCGGTGAAGCTCAACTCTGCGGACTTCCAGCGCGGCGGCTTCGATGCCGACGATGCCAGGCAAGTGATCCAATGGCTCAACGAACAGCAGATAGACTTGCTGGAATTGTCCGGCGGCAGCTACGAAGCCCCTGCGATGCAAGGCGAAGCGCGTGATGGCCGGACCTTGGCGCGAGAAGCCTACTTTTTGGAAATGGCCGGCGAACTGGCCAGCGTGGCGCACATGCCGGTGATGGTCACCGGAGGCATCCGTCGCCTGGCAATCGTCGAACAAGTCCTCGACAGCGGGATCGCCATGGCCGGGATCGGAACCGCGATGGCGGTTGAACCACAGCTGGTCAAACACTGGCGTGAAGGCAAGAACAGCCACCCGCAACTGCCGCCGATCCACTGGAAGCGCAAACCCCTGGCCGCGCTGGCGACCATGGCGGTGGTGAAATTCCAGTTGCACCGCCTGAGCCGTGGGCATCAGCCCCGCCCTCAGGTCTCAGCCCTGTGGGCGTTAATCCGCGACCAGATCTACATCGCCCGACGCACCCGCCAGTACAAAAAGGCGATGGCCACTTGA